One Bacteroidota bacterium genomic region harbors:
- a CDS encoding metallophosphatase family protein: MSLYVGLLSDTHGYVHPRLGEVFQGVDFLLHAGDVGRPEVLWELESIAPVRAVWGNVDDWTLRRMLPEWLEETWEGVHLLMTHIGGVPPRWPQGIRDRLERTQPDVFICGHSHVPYAGRWGRTLVLNPGACGREGPHQKLTVMRFRLQEGRLRDLELVELEERTRTLA; encoded by the coding sequence ATGTCCCTATACGTAGGCCTGCTTTCCGATACCCACGGGTACGTACACCCGCGCCTCGGCGAGGTGTTCCAAGGGGTAGATTTCTTGCTGCACGCCGGAGATGTAGGGCGTCCGGAGGTGCTCTGGGAGCTGGAGTCTATAGCCCCTGTACGGGCCGTGTGGGGCAACGTGGACGATTGGACCCTGCGGCGGATGCTGCCTGAGTGGCTGGAGGAAACCTGGGAGGGCGTGCACCTGCTCATGACACACATCGGAGGCGTTCCCCCGCGATGGCCTCAAGGAATTCGGGATCGCCTGGAGCGCACACAGCCGGACGTTTTTATCTGCGGCCATAGCCATGTGCCCTACGCGGGCCGATGGGGCCGAACGCTTGTGCTCAACCCCGGCGCCTGCGGCCGGGAGGGCCCTCATCAGAAGCTGACGGTTATGCGCTTTCGCCTGCAGGAGGGCCGGCTGCGGGATCTAGAGCTTGTGGAGCTAGAGGAGCGCACCAGAACTCTCGCATGA
- a CDS encoding glycosyltransferase, giving the protein MSPRPDISVIIVTYNVRRFLEQALHSLERAAEGLAVEVFVVDNSSVDGTARMVRERFPGVQLLENAENVGFARANNQAIRLARGRYVLLLNPDTLLQEDTLRQMLAFMEAHPEAGAAGCKILTPEGRLAPESRRAFPTPATAFYRMVGLSRLFPRSRRFGRYNLSYLPEDEVAEIDALSGSFMFVRREAIEQVGLLDESFFMYGEDLDWCYRIQQAGWKIYYVPWTQIVHYKGESTKKSDLAYVKLFYGAMLAFAHKHFAGQYNPLFERLIQMGIYAHAGLSLLGRALKRLRPVLFDALALALSVLLAELLWLEARGKRRPDFFFSLILPGYTALCLAGLALAGAYGRNRDRWRALPAGIGLGLMAVATISFFAKSIAFSRGVVALTWILGTALSAGWRIIWYLVHEGRLRPGPAHRRALIVGTGPEARRVGGELERQAHLPYVPIGYVHHGPDPPPEDLPVHGHTRQLRELVRLLDVDDLLFTTDQLTHADILHLLRQVQDLPVQARIIPRDRDFIIGKARVDLLGELPSIEIQLNLSRPYQRWAKRLFDLAWALGWIGLAPLLYAWARADRRAILRRLWQAWPLVWRGKRTWIGYAEPASPDLPAISPGVFTVLEAMGWIPQPIGAQQAHRYNLQYARLYTVLLDLELLLKLLVGPQTRYRQPEPAALAELREVC; this is encoded by the coding sequence ATGAGCCCAAGGCCCGACATCAGCGTCATCATCGTCACGTACAACGTCCGCCGGTTTCTGGAGCAGGCCCTGCACTCGCTGGAGCGCGCCGCCGAGGGGCTCGCCGTCGAGGTTTTCGTGGTGGACAACAGCTCCGTAGACGGCACCGCGCGCATGGTGCGCGAGCGTTTCCCTGGAGTGCAGCTTTTGGAAAATGCCGAAAACGTGGGCTTCGCCCGGGCCAACAACCAGGCCATTCGGCTTGCGCGCGGCCGCTACGTGCTCCTGCTCAACCCCGATACGCTGTTGCAGGAGGACACGCTGCGGCAGATGCTCGCCTTCATGGAGGCCCATCCAGAGGCCGGAGCGGCCGGATGCAAGATCCTCACCCCTGAAGGCCGGCTCGCTCCGGAGTCCCGACGCGCTTTTCCGACCCCGGCCACGGCCTTCTATAGGATGGTGGGCCTGAGCCGGCTGTTTCCGCGCAGCCGCCGCTTCGGCCGCTACAACCTCAGCTACCTGCCCGAAGATGAGGTGGCCGAAATCGACGCCCTGTCCGGCTCTTTTATGTTCGTGCGGCGGGAGGCGATCGAACAGGTGGGCCTGCTGGATGAGTCCTTCTTCATGTACGGAGAGGACCTGGATTGGTGCTACCGCATCCAGCAGGCGGGCTGGAAGATCTACTACGTGCCCTGGACCCAGATCGTCCACTACAAGGGCGAGAGCACCAAAAAAAGCGACCTGGCCTACGTAAAGCTCTTCTACGGGGCCATGCTCGCCTTCGCGCACAAACATTTCGCCGGACAATACAACCCGCTTTTTGAGCGCCTCATTCAGATGGGCATCTACGCCCATGCGGGCCTGTCGCTGCTGGGGCGCGCGCTGAAGCGCCTGCGGCCCGTCTTGTTCGACGCCCTGGCCCTGGCCCTGAGCGTGCTCCTAGCTGAGCTCCTGTGGCTGGAGGCGCGGGGAAAACGAAGGCCGGATTTTTTCTTCAGCCTCATCCTGCCCGGATACACCGCCCTGTGTCTGGCGGGCCTGGCCCTGGCGGGGGCCTATGGACGCAACCGGGACCGATGGCGGGCCCTGCCGGCCGGCATCGGGCTGGGCCTGATGGCCGTGGCGACGATCTCCTTCTTCGCCAAGTCGATCGCCTTCTCGCGCGGCGTGGTGGCGCTGACCTGGATATTGGGCACGGCCTTGAGCGCGGGCTGGCGCATCATCTGGTACCTCGTCCACGAGGGGCGGCTTCGGCCCGGACCGGCCCATCGGCGCGCGCTCATCGTGGGCACAGGCCCGGAGGCGCGCCGCGTAGGCGGCGAACTGGAACGCCAGGCTCACCTGCCTTATGTTCCGATCGGATACGTGCACCACGGCCCGGACCCGCCTCCTGAGGACCTGCCCGTGCACGGGCACACCCGGCAGCTGCGGGAGCTGGTGCGGCTGCTGGACGTAGACGATCTGCTGTTTACAACCGATCAGCTCACGCACGCCGACATCCTGCACCTGTTGCGCCAAGTGCAGGACCTGCCCGTGCAGGCCCGCATCATCCCCCGGGATCGGGATTTTATCATCGGCAAAGCCCGGGTGGACCTGCTTGGCGAGTTGCCCAGCATCGAGATCCAGCTCAACCTATCGCGGCCCTACCAGCGCTGGGCCAAGCGGCTCTTTGATCTGGCCTGGGCCCTCGGGTGGATAGGCCTGGCCCCCCTGCTTTATGCTTGGGCCCGAGCCGATCGGCGCGCTATCTTGCGTCGGCTCTGGCAGGCCTGGCCTCTGGTGTGGCGCGGAAAACGCACCTGGATCGGATACGCCGAACCCGCCTCCCCGGATCTGCCCGCTATTTCGCCAGGGGTCTTCACCGTGTTAGAGGCGATGGGCTGGATACCTCAGCCGATCGGCGCCCAACAAGCGCATCGCTACAACCTACAGTACGCGCGTCTGTACACGGTACTGCTGGATCTGGAGCTGCTGCTTAAACTCCTAGTGGGGCCGCAAACCCGCTATAGGCAACCAGAGCCGGCCGCGCTTGCCGAGCTACGGGAGGTTTGCTGA
- a CDS encoding acetyl-CoA carboxylase carboxyltransferase subunit alpha has product MHYLDFERPIAELEEKIREMRLLAESTGSDLTAEIDRLEQRVQELRERIYRNLTRWQRVQLARHPDRPYTLDYIHLMSTGFVELHGDRAFADDPAIVGGLAKFNGRTVLFVGHQKGRNVKDRQHRRFGMPNPEGYRKALRLMRLAAKFGKPIITFLDTPGAYPGLEAEERGQAEAIARNLFEMSRLPVPIVVAVIGEGGSGGALGIGVGDRILMQENAWYSVIAPESCSAILWRSWDYKEQAAEALKLTAQDLFELGIVDRVVPEPLGGAHRDPQEAARLLSQAIEEALEELLPKPPEVLVEERLEKYSRMGAWIETYL; this is encoded by the coding sequence ATGCACTACCTGGACTTTGAACGCCCCATCGCGGAGCTGGAGGAAAAGATCCGCGAAATGCGCTTGCTGGCCGAATCAACCGGCTCCGACCTGACCGCGGAAATCGATCGGCTAGAGCAGCGCGTACAGGAGCTGCGCGAGCGCATCTACCGCAACCTCACCCGTTGGCAGCGGGTGCAACTGGCCCGACATCCGGACCGGCCCTACACGCTCGATTACATCCACCTGATGAGCACGGGGTTTGTGGAGCTGCACGGCGACCGGGCCTTCGCCGACGATCCGGCCATCGTGGGCGGGCTGGCCAAATTCAACGGCCGCACGGTGCTCTTCGTCGGCCACCAAAAGGGTCGCAACGTCAAGGATCGACAACACCGTCGCTTCGGCATGCCTAACCCCGAGGGATACCGAAAGGCTCTGCGCTTGATGCGGCTTGCGGCCAAGTTCGGCAAGCCTATCATCACCTTCCTGGACACGCCTGGCGCCTACCCCGGGCTAGAGGCCGAGGAACGGGGGCAGGCCGAGGCCATCGCGCGCAATCTGTTTGAGATGTCCCGGCTTCCCGTGCCCATCGTCGTGGCCGTCATCGGCGAAGGCGGATCTGGGGGGGCCTTGGGAATCGGGGTCGGAGACCGAATCCTCATGCAGGAAAACGCCTGGTACTCCGTGATCGCGCCCGAGTCTTGTTCGGCCATCCTGTGGCGGAGCTGGGACTACAAAGAGCAAGCAGCCGAGGCGCTCAAGCTCACGGCCCAAGACCTCTTCGAGCTGGGCATCGTGGACCGGGTGGTGCCCGAGCCCCTAGGCGGGGCGCATCGGGACCCCCAGGAGGCCGCCCGCCTCCTAAGCCAGGCCATCGAGGAAGCGCTTGAAGAGCTCCTGCCCAAACCGCCGGAGGTGCTCGTTGAGGAGCGGCTAGAAAAGTACAGCCGCATGGGGGCCTGGATCGAAACCTACCTATAG
- a CDS encoding inorganic diphosphatase: MRHPWHHISIGPQAPELFQAVIEIPKGAKVKYELDKETGLLRVDRVLYSSVVYPANYGFIPQTLGEDGDPLDVLVLMQEPVYPLAILRVRPIGMMTMLDQGQPDEKIIGVHLDDPEYQIYQHIEQLPPHRLAELRRFFEDYKKLEQKEVLVQDFLGPQEAIEAVRSAMRRYAARPQRPL, from the coding sequence ATGCGACACCCCTGGCATCATATTTCGATAGGACCCCAGGCCCCGGAGCTCTTTCAGGCCGTTATCGAAATCCCAAAGGGCGCCAAAGTTAAATACGAACTCGATAAAGAAACGGGCCTGCTGCGTGTGGATCGGGTACTGTACTCCTCGGTGGTATATCCGGCCAACTACGGCTTCATCCCCCAAACCCTCGGAGAGGACGGCGATCCCCTGGATGTGCTTGTGCTCATGCAGGAGCCCGTCTACCCTTTGGCGATTTTGCGCGTACGGCCCATCGGCATGATGACCATGCTCGATCAGGGGCAACCGGACGAAAAAATCATCGGGGTGCACTTGGACGATCCGGAGTACCAAATCTATCAACATATCGAGCAGCTACCCCCGCACCGGCTGGCCGAGCTGCGGCGCTTTTTTGAGGACTACAAGAAACTGGAACAAAAAGAGGTGCTGGTTCAGGATTTCCTCGGGCCTCAGGAGGCCATAGAGGCCGTCCGCAGCGCCATGAGGCGATACGCCGCTCGCCCTCAAAGACCCCTATGA
- the polA gene encoding DNA polymerase I — translation MHATRERLFLLDGMALAYRAHFAFISRPLLTSYGLNTSAVYGFALALLKLLEEEKPEYLAVVFDTAAPTFRKQLYEAYKANRPPIPPELADGLPYIKELVHAFNIPSLEIPGYEADDVIGTLAWDARAAQAEVYLVTPDKDFIQLLNHRVYLYKPARRGDSFELVTADQIRQELGIEPHQYVDVLALMGDSTDNVPGVPGIGEKTALELVRRYGSLEGIYEHLHELKGRIRENLERHRDQAFLSRQLATIKTDVELELDWHRLRVSQPHRERLEALFRKLEFGTLLARLRPASQAEPLQGALFEKPMSSVSAKPGLRDLTTEGADYAAIPMSSALEALWRQLEGARQLAVDTETTGLDALEADLVGLSLSDRPRFGRYVPIPLPDGTPASVVLKGLSTLWGDPDRQWVGHNLKYDLLVLRRAGLAEPAGRLFDTMLAHYLLEPEAPHDLDTLAQSLLHYRTVPIEDLIGRRGPEQRSMREVPLERIAPYACEDADVALQLSRFLERRLREEGLDHIAERIEFPLIPVLAEMEWTGVKIDPEVLAEIGAQIDRELADLEARIYEAAGCVFTIQSPKQLAEVLFKRLGLKPRGRTPTGQWSTSERVLEELAMEHRLPGLILDYRSLAKLKSTYVEALPKLIRPQTGRVHTSFNQTTTATGRLSSSNPNLQNIPVRSELGREIRRAFVPEPGWWLLSADYSQIELRVIAALSQDTTLIEAFEEGDDIHTHTAMRVFQVPREAVSPEMRRKAKEVNFGIPYGVSAFGLAQRLRIPVEEARRIIDEYFRQFPRVNQYIQQTLEKARQLGYVETLLGRRRYVPGIYDRNPNVRSAAERMAINMPIQGTAADMIKLAMVDLHRLFRERGYRTRMILQVHDELLFEVPEEELEPVRELVRQTMEQALPLGVPIQVEIGVGKNWLDAH, via the coding sequence ATGCACGCCACACGCGAACGGCTTTTTCTGCTCGATGGGATGGCCCTGGCCTATCGGGCGCATTTTGCCTTCATCAGCCGGCCGCTTCTGACAAGCTACGGACTTAATACGAGCGCGGTCTACGGCTTTGCGCTGGCGCTGCTTAAGCTTCTCGAAGAGGAAAAGCCCGAGTACCTGGCCGTGGTCTTCGACACGGCCGCGCCTACGTTTCGCAAGCAGCTCTACGAGGCTTACAAGGCCAACCGGCCGCCGATTCCTCCGGAGTTGGCCGACGGGCTGCCGTACATCAAGGAGCTGGTGCACGCCTTCAACATCCCCTCTCTTGAGATCCCCGGTTACGAGGCCGATGACGTGATCGGCACGCTCGCCTGGGATGCGCGCGCCGCGCAGGCGGAGGTCTATTTGGTCACGCCGGATAAGGACTTCATCCAGCTGCTCAACCATCGCGTTTACCTCTACAAGCCCGCCCGACGCGGCGATAGCTTCGAACTCGTCACGGCCGATCAGATCCGCCAAGAACTGGGCATTGAGCCCCATCAGTATGTGGACGTGCTCGCCCTCATGGGGGATAGCACGGACAACGTCCCCGGCGTTCCGGGCATCGGGGAGAAGACCGCCCTGGAGCTGGTGCGGCGCTACGGATCCCTGGAGGGCATCTACGAGCACCTGCACGAACTCAAAGGACGAATCCGGGAAAACCTAGAGCGGCACCGAGATCAAGCTTTCCTATCCCGGCAGTTGGCCACGATCAAAACGGACGTCGAACTGGAGTTGGACTGGCACCGGCTGCGCGTAAGCCAGCCCCACCGGGAGCGGCTTGAGGCCCTGTTTCGAAAGCTGGAGTTCGGCACCCTTTTGGCTCGGCTCCGTCCTGCCTCGCAAGCGGAGCCCCTACAGGGAGCTTTGTTCGAAAAGCCGATGTCTTCGGTGTCAGCAAAGCCTGGGCTTCGGGATCTGACCACAGAGGGGGCCGATTACGCGGCCATCCCGATGAGCTCGGCCCTGGAGGCCCTTTGGAGGCAGCTTGAAGGGGCACGCCAGCTGGCCGTTGATACGGAGACGACCGGGCTCGATGCGCTTGAGGCGGATCTTGTGGGGCTGTCCCTGTCGGATCGGCCGCGCTTTGGTCGTTATGTGCCCATTCCGTTGCCAGATGGTACCCCGGCCTCCGTTGTGCTGAAGGGCTTGAGCACGCTGTGGGGGGATCCGGATCGCCAGTGGGTGGGGCACAACCTGAAATACGATCTGCTTGTGCTCCGTCGGGCTGGGCTAGCAGAGCCCGCTGGACGGCTTTTCGACACCATGCTGGCGCATTATCTGCTGGAACCCGAGGCGCCGCATGATCTGGACACCTTAGCCCAAAGCTTACTGCACTATCGCACCGTTCCGATTGAGGACCTGATCGGGCGCCGGGGTCCGGAACAGCGCTCCATGCGGGAGGTCCCGCTAGAACGCATCGCCCCGTATGCCTGTGAGGATGCGGACGTGGCCCTGCAGCTGAGCCGGTTTCTGGAGCGTCGGCTTCGCGAGGAGGGTTTAGATCACATCGCCGAGCGCATCGAATTCCCTTTGATCCCGGTTCTGGCCGAGATGGAATGGACGGGCGTAAAGATCGACCCCGAGGTGCTGGCCGAAATCGGGGCTCAAATCGACCGAGAGCTAGCGGACCTAGAGGCCCGCATTTATGAAGCAGCCGGTTGCGTGTTTACGATCCAATCCCCGAAGCAACTGGCCGAAGTGCTCTTCAAGCGCCTAGGGCTTAAGCCGCGGGGACGCACCCCCACAGGGCAATGGTCGACCAGCGAACGCGTCCTGGAGGAGCTGGCCATGGAGCATCGGCTACCGGGCCTGATCTTGGATTATCGGTCCCTGGCCAAGCTCAAGTCCACGTACGTAGAGGCGCTCCCCAAACTTATTCGCCCGCAGACAGGCCGGGTGCACACGAGCTTTAACCAGACCACGACGGCTACGGGAAGGCTTTCCTCCAGCAATCCCAACCTGCAGAACATCCCGGTCCGATCGGAATTAGGCCGGGAGATTCGGCGCGCCTTCGTACCCGAGCCCGGTTGGTGGTTGCTGTCGGCCGATTATTCGCAAATCGAGCTACGCGTGATCGCGGCCTTAAGCCAGGACACCACTCTAATCGAGGCCTTCGAGGAGGGGGACGACATCCACACCCACACGGCCATGCGTGTCTTCCAAGTGCCCCGAGAGGCCGTCAGCCCCGAGATGCGCCGAAAAGCCAAGGAGGTCAACTTCGGTATCCCCTATGGGGTAAGCGCCTTCGGGCTAGCCCAGCGCCTGCGGATCCCCGTCGAAGAGGCCCGCCGGATCATCGACGAGTATTTTCGCCAGTTCCCGCGCGTAAACCAGTACATCCAGCAGACCCTCGAGAAGGCTCGTCAGCTGGGCTATGTGGAGACGCTGCTGGGACGGCGTCGCTACGTGCCGGGCATTTACGATCGCAACCCGAACGTGCGCAGCGCGGCTGAGCGCATGGCCATCAACATGCCCATTCAAGGCACGGCCGCGGACATGATCAAACTGGCTATGGTTGATCTGCACCGACTGTTTCGAGAGCGCGGCTACCGGACGCGGATGATCCTGCAGGTGCACGACGAGTTGCTCTTCGAGGTGCCCGAAGAGGAGCTGGAGCCTGTTCGGGAATTGGTTCGCCAGACGATGGAACAGGCTTTGCCCTTGGGTGTTCCGATCCAGGTGGAGATCGGCGTGGGGAAAAATTGGCTCGATGCGCACTAG
- the dprA gene encoding DNA-processing protein DprA: MNAPLEEVALLALCRVPGIGPARVRRLVSAFGSPSGVWQATERDLERIEGIGPSLARAILACRDWDFGRRQLDMAAQMGVRFLPFWDPAYPERLRFWEEAPPFLFLRGELRPEDGDAVAIVGTRKPTTYGIRMAEELAAELAQRGLTIVSGLAYGIDAAAHRAALRAGGRTLAVLGSGVNVIYPAAHLQLAREIAAQGALLSEFPLGIRPEAAHFPQRNRTIAALSLGVIVVESAENGGGMITAWWALELNREVFAVPNAAHVPQGRGPNRLIQRGQAKLVLAAEDVLEEIEALLQHRPPTVQAEDAGSEKTPLKAHADLYALIPNQEPVSLDWLVEQTGRSAPELLAALLELECLGLVRQFPGKRFQRAR; the protein is encoded by the coding sequence ATGAACGCGCCCTTGGAAGAGGTAGCCCTGCTTGCCTTATGCCGCGTGCCCGGCATCGGACCGGCGCGCGTCCGCCGGCTCGTGAGCGCCTTCGGCTCGCCTTCCGGGGTTTGGCAGGCCACGGAACGGGACCTGGAGCGCATCGAGGGTATCGGCCCGAGCTTGGCTCGGGCGATTCTCGCCTGCCGCGATTGGGACTTCGGCCGACGGCAGCTGGACATGGCGGCGCAGATGGGGGTGCGTTTCCTGCCGTTCTGGGATCCCGCCTATCCGGAGCGGTTGCGATTCTGGGAGGAAGCCCCGCCGTTCTTGTTCCTGCGGGGTGAACTTCGGCCCGAGGACGGCGACGCCGTAGCGATTGTGGGCACGCGCAAGCCCACCACCTACGGCATCCGTATGGCCGAGGAGCTGGCGGCGGAGCTCGCCCAAAGGGGGCTGACGATCGTAAGCGGGCTGGCCTATGGGATCGACGCCGCCGCGCACCGGGCCGCGCTGCGAGCCGGCGGTCGCACGCTGGCCGTCTTGGGCAGCGGCGTAAACGTCATATATCCGGCTGCGCACCTGCAGTTGGCGCGCGAAATCGCGGCTCAAGGGGCGTTATTGTCAGAGTTTCCCCTAGGCATCCGGCCTGAGGCTGCGCATTTTCCGCAGCGCAACCGCACCATCGCAGCCTTGAGCCTGGGTGTGATCGTGGTGGAGTCCGCCGAAAACGGCGGGGGCATGATCACGGCCTGGTGGGCGCTGGAGCTCAATCGCGAGGTGTTCGCCGTGCCCAATGCGGCTCACGTGCCCCAGGGGCGCGGCCCAAACAGGCTGATTCAGCGGGGGCAGGCCAAGCTGGTGCTCGCAGCCGAGGACGTGCTCGAGGAGATCGAGGCCCTTCTGCAACATCGCCCCCCGACAGTGCAGGCTGAGGACGCAGGTTCCGAAAAAACGCCCCTTAAGGCGCACGCCGACCTGTACGCCCTCATCCCCAATCAGGAGCCCGTCTCCCTAGATTGGCTTGTGGAGCAAACCGGGCGCTCGGCTCCGGAGCTGCTTGCGGCTCTTTTGGAACTGGAGTGCCTGGGCCTGGTGCGGCAGTTTCCGGGCAAGCGCTTCCAGCGGGCCCGATAG
- the pdxH gene encoding pyridoxamine 5'-phosphate oxidase — protein MTLALEQLRREYRQAALEEDKLDPDPIRQLERWLEEAIRARVPEPNAMALATATPEGRPSVRMVLLKGLDARGLVFYTNLESRKARELFQNPWAALLFWWPELERQVRVEGAVEPVSDEEADAYFRSRPRASRIGAWASPQSRPLESRSALLRRVIKTIARFPIGHIPRPPFWGGFRVQVQSVEFWQGRPSRLHDRILYRRNADGSWTRQRLAP, from the coding sequence ATGACGCTCGCCTTAGAACAGCTGCGTCGGGAGTATCGGCAGGCCGCCTTGGAGGAGGACAAGCTCGATCCCGATCCGATCCGCCAACTGGAGCGCTGGCTTGAGGAGGCCATACGCGCCCGGGTGCCGGAGCCGAACGCCATGGCTTTGGCTACGGCCACGCCAGAAGGCCGGCCTTCGGTCCGCATGGTGTTGCTTAAGGGCCTGGATGCGCGGGGGCTTGTCTTCTATACGAACCTAGAAAGCCGCAAAGCCCGGGAATTGTTTCAGAACCCCTGGGCCGCGCTCTTGTTCTGGTGGCCGGAGCTTGAGCGCCAGGTGCGCGTCGAGGGCGCGGTGGAGCCCGTCTCGGATGAGGAGGCCGATGCGTACTTTCGGAGCCGCCCCCGAGCCAGCCGCATTGGGGCCTGGGCTTCGCCCCAGAGCCGGCCCCTGGAGAGCCGCTCAGCGCTCCTGCGCCGCGTCATCAAAACGATCGCCCGGTTTCCTATCGGCCACATCCCCCGGCCCCCGTTTTGGGGGGGGTTTCGGGTACAAGTCCAGTCCGTGGAGTTCTGGCAGGGCCGGCCCAGCCGGTTACATGACCGGATCCTATATCGGCGCAACGCCGACGGCTCTTGGACGCGCCAGCGCCTGGCTCCGTAG
- the nadC gene encoding carboxylating nicotinate-nucleotide diphosphorylase — protein sequence MSSTQWLARVEPAIEAALREDLGSGDLTSLATVPDTAQAEGTFWAKSSGVVAGLMVAERVFHRLDPSVRVHWTVSDGARIEAGTAFGFVRGPARSLLAAERTALNFLQRMSGIATRTRAFVEAVLGTKARILDTRKTAPGLRWADKWAVRLGGGENHRMGLYDQVLIKNNHIAAAGGLEAALYRCREYLRAHGLEPFITVEARTLEEVDRILHLGGVHRILLDNMDPEGLREAVARVAGRLETEASGNVTLENVRAIAETGVDYISVGALTHSAPALDLSLELRLLPRSG from the coding sequence ATGAGCTCAACCCAATGGCTGGCCCGCGTAGAGCCGGCAATCGAGGCCGCGCTTCGGGAGGATCTGGGCTCCGGCGACCTAACCAGCCTGGCCACGGTTCCGGACACCGCGCAAGCCGAAGGAACGTTTTGGGCCAAGTCCTCCGGCGTCGTGGCCGGGTTGATGGTGGCCGAACGCGTCTTCCATCGGCTCGACCCCAGTGTGCGGGTCCATTGGACCGTCTCCGACGGGGCGCGCATAGAGGCCGGCACGGCTTTCGGCTTCGTCCGGGGTCCCGCCCGCAGCCTGCTTGCCGCTGAACGTACGGCGCTTAACTTCCTACAGCGCATGAGCGGGATCGCCACCCGCACCCGCGCCTTCGTGGAGGCCGTCTTGGGCACGAAGGCGCGCATCCTGGACACGCGCAAAACCGCGCCCGGACTGCGCTGGGCCGACAAATGGGCCGTTCGGCTCGGAGGCGGCGAAAACCATCGCATGGGCCTATACGATCAGGTGCTCATCAAGAACAACCACATCGCCGCAGCCGGCGGCTTGGAGGCGGCTCTATATCGTTGCCGCGAATACCTGCGCGCCCACGGCCTGGAACCGTTCATAACGGTTGAAGCCCGCACCCTAGAGGAGGTGGATCGTATCCTGCACCTAGGGGGGGTTCATCGCATCCTGCTGGACAATATGGATCCAGAAGGCTTGCGCGAGGCGGTGGCGCGCGTTGCCGGGCGCCTGGAAACGGAGGCCTCCGGAAACGTCACGCTGGAGAACGTGCGCGCGATCGCCGAGACCGGCGTCGACTATATTTCCGTGGGGGCGCTAACGCATTCGGCCCCGGCCTTGGATTTGTCCTTGGAGCTCCGCCTGCTCCCCCGGAGCGGATAG
- the rdgB gene encoding RdgB/HAM1 family non-canonical purine NTP pyrophosphatase gives MKTPLLLATRNRGKRAELEALLREAGLAVSVLTLEDFPGLPPVEEDGRTLEENARKKAEHAYAHTGIPALADDSGLEVEALNGEPGVRSARFAGPNATDADNNALLLARLAGIGHRRARFRCVLAYADGLGVRLYEGCCAGRIAEAGRGEHGFGYDPLFVPDGFEQTFAELEPQLKNRISHRGRAFEAFLADLRRRLAASTGERR, from the coding sequence TTGAAAACGCCGCTGCTATTGGCCACCCGAAACCGGGGCAAACGCGCGGAGCTAGAGGCCCTCTTGCGCGAGGCTGGGCTTGCGGTTTCGGTGCTCACGCTGGAGGATTTTCCCGGACTGCCCCCCGTCGAGGAGGACGGCCGAACGCTCGAGGAGAACGCGCGCAAAAAGGCCGAGCACGCCTACGCGCACACGGGGATTCCGGCGCTGGCCGACGATTCGGGACTGGAGGTCGAGGCCCTAAACGGGGAGCCCGGGGTGCGATCGGCCCGCTTTGCCGGCCCCAACGCCACGGACGCCGACAACAACGCGCTTCTGCTGGCACGTCTTGCGGGTATTGGCCATCGCCGGGCGCGTTTCCGCTGCGTGCTCGCCTACGCAGACGGTTTGGGTGTGCGCCTTTACGAGGGCTGCTGCGCGGGGCGCATCGCGGAGGCCGGCCGCGGAGAGCACGGTTTTGGGTATGATCCCCTATTTGTGCCCGACGGCTTTGAGCAGACCTTCGCCGAGCTTGAGCCGCAGCTCAAAAACCGCATCAGCCACCGAGGCCGCGCCTTTGAGGCCTTTTTAGCCGACCTCCGGCGTCGGCTCGCCGCATCCACCGGGGAGCGTCGCTGA
- a CDS encoding acyl-CoA thioesterase: MEPYRYRHRVRYRECDPMGVAYHTHYLDWFEAARTEMVRSWGISYKQLEASGIAMPVVEAAVRYHRPAYYDDLLEIQVRTPDPPGVRIRFEYTVYRLEEPSTALATGYVVLCFVDRSRDRPIPAPRFVRELWQKAVRS; the protein is encoded by the coding sequence ATGGAGCCGTATCGATACCGACACCGCGTGCGATACCGGGAATGCGACCCCATGGGCGTGGCCTATCATACGCACTACCTGGACTGGTTTGAGGCCGCGCGTACAGAGATGGTTCGCAGTTGGGGGATATCCTACAAGCAGCTTGAAGCCTCCGGCATCGCGATGCCGGTCGTGGAGGCGGCCGTTCGCTATCACAGGCCGGCCTATTACGATGACCTGCTCGAGATCCAGGTGCGCACGCCCGATCCCCCAGGAGTCCGCATACGCTTTGAGTACACGGTTTATCGCCTTGAGGAGCCCTCTACGGCGCTGGCCACGGGATACGTGGTGCTCTGCTTTGTGGATAGGAGCCGAGACCGCCCCATACCGGCCCCTCGGTTTGTACGCGAACTTTGGCAGAAAGCTGTGCGATCCTGA